The genomic region AATTGGAACCGTTAATTGATGAAATTATTGTTGACACGAAAGCATGGATTAGGGATAATGTGAAATGATGTGTAACTAACCAAAATAATAAGGCAAAGCAGACTTTGTTACGTATAGCACCTACAAGTCCAGTATATGGCCTTTTGACTTTGATAGTGAATTACGGGAAGAAACAGAGCAGAACGATCAAGCTAAGGGGCGGAGGTTATGCCGCAAGCATAGCCGGAGTCCCTCTTGAGCGATTTGTTAGGGGCTTTTCTATTATTTTGCCCCTGTCTGTGCCATGCCATTATGCTGAACCTCATATTGCGGGATTCAATCTCTTGTGAAATTCTTTCAGCATTTTTTGGGCCCGCTTATTAATGAACTTATCGTAGTCATTTTCCCAAACACCATACGAATCGGGATTAATAAGATGGGATGACATGGTTTTGTCAAAATCGAGATTATTCTTCTTGAACTCAGCAAGATATTTGCTGGGTGCCTTTGCACGGACAATACTCTTATTTAGATAATCATCAACGAAGGTAATATTCATGAGGCTATTTGCTTGCCACGATTCATAGCCTTGCTTTTCCAAATAACTCTTGGGGAAGAAATGATGATAGTTTTTACTATTTGCAATTTTTAGCCAAGAATTATCAAGCGTCACAACACTGTTAGTATCAAATGCTTTTGGTTCAAAATAAGATAGCAGGCACAAAATAGACTTGCAGAAAGCATCTCCCGTGCTAAACCAATACCATTTCAACTTGTCTATTTCAAGGTTGACCTCTTCGCCCCGATAGGATGGCTGCTTCTCTCTTAATATATTGTCCATTTTGGTCAAGTCCAATGCAACCTTACTTTCCTGGGCGGATGAAAACCGACCAGACAAAGATGCCCACCAAAAATATTGTGTAAGCAAGAGATTCTGTATTTTTGTGGGCTTCTTCCCTTTATTGCGTATGAAGAAATAAGAGAAGGGTACTATCAAAATATTGTATGGTAGAATTCTGGAAACCGTGACACGCAAATGAGACCGTAAATAGTCTATAGCAGAAAAGATCCCCGCCTTGACTGTAGGCCATTCTTTTATAAAAGTGGTCTTGTTTAATTTTAAAATGTCTTTTCTTCTGACCTGATTACACAAGTGTGCAGAGATACATTGCAGGATAGCCTGCGAAGCCATGGTATCATAATTTGCCGTAGTCAAATCTTTGTCACTATTTTTACTATCTATAAGTTTTTCATACTCCTCGGCAAGGTCAAACCCTTTGGCTTGATCGTAAGTTTTGGCAACCATTATTTCAAAAAGGCTGAGTTCAGTACCACCAGTATTAATTCGAGTAAATATTTCACAGGCTACATCAATAGGATATTCTGATATGACGATTGTAGAAAAATCGTAACCTGTAAGCCGGTTCTTGTATAATTCAATTTTCTTCAATTGATCCTTTGAATATTCTTCGAACAACTCCGTTAATTGACCGTTCAACAATTTATGAACGGATATTGAGGAACCACCTTCATTGATTTCAGTTAAAACAATATCTTCATCATCATCAGGACTGAGTTCAAGATTAATTGCTATGTCCCTATAATCTATGACTTCACCTTCCTTATCAAAAACTACGCCTTTTCTGACAGCATACAGCGAAGTGACACGCTGCTGACCGTCCAGAACATAGTGGACAAA from Pseudomonadota bacterium harbors:
- a CDS encoding DUF262 domain-containing protein — encoded protein: MLQPENQPKKYEHLFSDIDRGIIKVPKFQRDFIWSKEQSAKLIDSIIKGFPIGTFILWKTKDELRHFKNIGNARLPEIRKGDFVHYVLDGQQRVTSLYAVRKGVVFDKEGEVIDYRDIAINLELSPDDDEDIVLTEINEGGSSISVHKLLNGQLTELFEEYSKDQLKKIELYKNRLTGYDFSTIVISEYPIDVACEIFTRINTGGTELSLFEIMVAKTYDQAKGFDLAEEYEKLIDSKNSDKDLTTANYDTMASQAILQCISAHLCNQVRRKDILKLNKTTFIKEWPTVKAGIFSAIDYLRSHLRVTVSRILPYNILIVPFSYFFIRNKGKKPTKIQNLLLTQYFWWASLSGRFSSAQESKVALDLTKMDNILREKQPSYRGEEVNLEIDKLKWYWFSTGDAFCKSILCLLSYFEPKAFDTNSVVTLDNSWLKIANSKNYHHFFPKSYLEKQGYESWQANSLMNITFVDDYLNKSIVRAKAPSKYLAEFKKNNLDFDKTMSSHLINPDSYGVWENDYDKFINKRAQKMLKEFHKRLNPAI